A DNA window from Xanthomonas campestris pv. campestris str. ATCC 33913 contains the following coding sequences:
- a CDS encoding NAD(P)/FAD-dependent oxidoreductase: MSAQRADVVITGGGLAGLSLALQLRQRDPALAITVLERRAHPVREAAFKVGESTVEIGAHYFADVLGLREHLEAEQIRKFGFRFFFSDKRDDIDRCTELGVSKILPTPSWQIDRGRFENFLGERARAQSIAFLDSCSVKGVDLSDDDASDHSVRYERGGEAGTLNARWVVDASGRAGLLKRKLGLAQDNAHDANAVWWRVEGLIDPNAWSQDSSWLQRCTPPDRWRSTNHMCGPGYWFWLIPLSSGAHSLGIVCDAAMHPLETMNTHDKAMAWLRTHQPQVAATLDQTDYRLQDFLFLRNFSYGCKQVFSTQRWALTGEAGVFLDPFYSPGSDFIAISNTYICELIGRDRAGRSLSPYVELYEQLYFSFYENTLSLYQDQYALFGDAQVMPVKVIWDYTYYWSLLAPLFCSGRIADLGLLARMKADFFHARDMNLAMQRVLHDWGQHNTALGTVTGDGRLLDQYLIGWFNELNGALHDTLDDEAFAARIHANIARMAVLAREILEQARQRHPALPDHGLAALTANAVGDPILTAAWYADAA, from the coding sequence ATGAGTGCACAACGCGCAGATGTCGTGATCACCGGCGGTGGCCTGGCCGGCCTGAGCCTGGCGCTGCAGTTGCGCCAACGCGATCCGGCACTGGCCATCACCGTGCTGGAACGCCGCGCACACCCGGTGCGCGAGGCGGCCTTCAAGGTCGGCGAATCGACCGTGGAGATTGGCGCGCATTACTTCGCCGATGTGCTCGGCCTGCGCGAGCATCTGGAAGCCGAGCAGATCCGCAAGTTCGGTTTCCGCTTCTTCTTCTCCGACAAGCGCGACGACATCGACCGCTGCACCGAACTGGGTGTCAGCAAGATCCTGCCGACGCCGTCATGGCAGATCGACCGTGGCCGCTTCGAGAACTTCCTCGGCGAACGCGCCCGCGCGCAAAGCATCGCGTTTTTGGATAGCTGCAGCGTCAAGGGCGTGGACCTGAGCGACGACGATGCCAGCGACCACAGCGTGCGCTACGAACGCGGCGGCGAAGCCGGCACGCTCAACGCACGCTGGGTGGTGGATGCCAGCGGCCGCGCAGGATTACTCAAGCGTAAGTTGGGCCTGGCGCAGGACAACGCGCACGACGCCAACGCGGTGTGGTGGCGGGTGGAAGGACTGATAGACCCCAATGCCTGGTCGCAGGACAGCAGCTGGCTGCAGCGCTGCACGCCGCCGGACCGCTGGCGTTCGACCAATCACATGTGCGGGCCGGGTTACTGGTTCTGGCTGATTCCGCTGTCGTCCGGTGCGCATTCGCTGGGCATCGTCTGCGATGCGGCGATGCATCCGCTGGAAACAATGAACACCCATGACAAGGCGATGGCCTGGCTGCGCACGCATCAGCCGCAGGTTGCCGCCACCCTGGACCAGACCGATTACCGGCTGCAGGACTTCCTGTTCCTGCGCAACTTCTCCTACGGCTGCAAGCAGGTGTTTTCCACCCAGCGCTGGGCGCTCACCGGCGAGGCGGGTGTGTTCCTGGACCCGTTCTATTCGCCTGGCAGCGACTTCATCGCCATCTCCAACACCTACATCTGCGAACTGATCGGCCGCGACCGCGCCGGCCGCTCGCTCAGTCCCTACGTGGAGCTTTACGAGCAGCTGTACTTCTCGTTCTACGAAAACACCTTGAGCCTGTATCAGGACCAGTACGCCTTGTTCGGCGATGCCCAGGTGATGCCGGTCAAGGTGATCTGGGACTACACCTATTACTGGTCGTTGCTGGCGCCGCTGTTCTGCAGCGGGCGCATCGCCGACCTGGGCCTGCTGGCGCGCATGAAGGCGGACTTCTTCCATGCGCGCGACATGAATCTGGCCATGCAGCGCGTGCTGCATGACTGGGGCCAGCACAACACCGCGCTGGGCACGGTTACCGGTGACGGCCGCCTGCTCGATCAATACCTGATCGGCTGGTTCAATGAACTCAACGGCGCACTGCACGACACCCTGGACGACGAGGCATTTGCTGCGCGCATCCACGCCAACATCGCGCGCATGGCGGTGCTGGCACGCGAGATCCTGGAACAGGCTCGCCAACGCCACCCCGCCCTGCCCGACCACGGCCTGGCCGCACTCACCGCCAACGCCGTCGGCGACCCGATCCTCACCGCCGCGTGGTATGCCGACGCGGCGTGA
- a CDS encoding AAA family ATPase, whose protein sequence is MLTRLEVNCFKNLLGFSVNFGPFNCVAGLNGVGKSNIFDSIKFLSLLADKSIVEAALEVRESDSTDPLDIFWTNGEFRSERLSLAVEMIVPVDVIDDFGRRAKATSTFLRYEVELARDDGERESGSLGLHLVKETLIHINKGEAVDRLRFPMSAAKFRENIVINKRKGAGFISTHQDRDGIVEIHLHQDGGSSGQPQKFPARNAPKTVVSNTNSGVWPTILAARREMQSWRFLSLEPSAMRRSNKIHEEGAVSSGGGRLGAALYKLHRKDPSVYTRVASRLSEIVPTSDIRVDVDQVRQLLTVEVKERSGAFLPARALSDGTLRFLALSIIAEDPDFNGVLCFEEPENGIHPARVGAMLALLKELSVDPHDEVSESNSMRQIVVATHSPVLVSLEEPNDLIFADVVKVKGPNGMPATTIRCKCLRESWRFSDEEGNGIDRASIISYLELPPDRQISLNLKTTGVAINLEATV, encoded by the coding sequence ATGTTAACGCGGCTTGAAGTAAATTGCTTTAAAAACCTCCTGGGATTTTCAGTAAACTTCGGGCCTTTTAACTGCGTTGCGGGGCTCAATGGGGTTGGTAAGTCAAATATATTTGACTCAATAAAGTTTTTATCTCTTTTAGCAGATAAATCAATAGTGGAGGCTGCTTTAGAAGTTAGAGAGTCTGATTCCACTGATCCACTTGATATTTTTTGGACAAATGGCGAATTTAGATCCGAGCGCCTTTCTCTTGCCGTTGAAATGATTGTCCCTGTCGACGTTATTGATGATTTCGGACGTCGTGCAAAAGCAACTTCAACTTTCTTGCGTTACGAGGTCGAGCTAGCGAGAGATGATGGCGAGCGAGAGTCTGGCTCTCTTGGCTTGCATCTAGTTAAAGAAACTTTGATTCACATTAATAAAGGAGAGGCTGTAGATCGGTTGCGCTTTCCTATGAGTGCGGCAAAGTTTAGGGAAAATATTGTAATTAACAAACGAAAAGGTGCAGGTTTTATCTCCACGCATCAGGATCGTGATGGAATTGTTGAGATCCATCTCCATCAGGATGGAGGAAGTAGCGGGCAGCCGCAGAAGTTCCCTGCGAGGAATGCGCCTAAGACGGTGGTGTCCAACACTAATAGCGGCGTCTGGCCCACAATTCTTGCGGCTAGGCGCGAGATGCAGTCTTGGCGGTTTCTGTCGCTCGAGCCAAGCGCGATGCGACGCTCTAATAAAATACACGAAGAAGGTGCGGTCAGTTCAGGGGGCGGGCGCCTAGGGGCGGCACTTTACAAGCTACACAGGAAAGATCCCTCTGTTTACACCCGTGTAGCAAGTCGACTATCCGAAATTGTGCCCACCTCTGACATTCGAGTAGATGTAGATCAGGTCCGTCAGCTTTTAACCGTCGAGGTCAAAGAAAGGAGCGGCGCGTTTTTACCTGCTCGCGCACTTTCTGATGGAACTTTGAGATTCTTAGCACTCTCAATAATTGCGGAAGATCCTGATTTTAATGGTGTTTTGTGCTTCGAGGAGCCCGAAAATGGGATTCATCCTGCACGAGTTGGAGCAATGTTGGCATTGTTGAAAGAACTGTCCGTCGATCCTCACGATGAGGTGTCTGAATCAAACTCTATGAGGCAGATCGTAGTAGCAACACACTCGCCTGTCCTGGTCTCTTTGGAAGAGCCGAATGATTTGATATTTGCAGATGTGGTTAAGGTCAAAGGTCCCAATGGAATGCCGGCTACAACTATAAGATGTAAATGTTTGCGCGAAAGCTGGAGATTCTCTGATGAGGAAGGTAATGGAATTGATCGCGCCTCCATAATTTCTTATCTTGAATTGCCGCCTGATAGGCAGATATCTCTTAACCTCAAAACGACCGGTGTAGCGATAAATCTGGAAGCCACCGTATGA
- the fabG gene encoding 3-oxoacyl-ACP reductase FabG, whose translation MSTSVPQRRALVTGGSGDLGGAICRQLAAQGRHVLVHANRNLARAEEVVASIVAAGGSAEAVAFDVADAQASADALAALLEAGPIHIVVNNAGIHDDAPMAGMNAQQWHRVIDVSLHGFFNVTQPLLLPMARARWGRIVSVSSVAAVLGNRGQTNYAAAKAALHGASKSLAREMASRGIAVNVVAPGVIESEMVGDSFAPEMIKQMVPAGRVGKPDEVAALVAFLCSDVAGYINGQVIGINGGMG comes from the coding sequence ATGAGCACATCTGTTCCACAGCGCCGTGCGCTGGTCACCGGCGGTAGCGGCGATCTTGGCGGTGCGATCTGCCGTCAGCTAGCGGCGCAGGGCCGGCACGTCCTTGTGCATGCCAATCGCAATCTCGCCCGTGCCGAAGAAGTGGTGGCGTCCATCGTGGCCGCGGGCGGCAGTGCCGAAGCGGTGGCCTTCGATGTGGCCGATGCGCAGGCCAGTGCGGATGCATTGGCGGCGTTGCTGGAGGCCGGGCCGATCCACATCGTGGTCAACAACGCCGGCATCCACGACGATGCGCCGATGGCCGGCATGAACGCGCAACAGTGGCATCGGGTCATCGATGTGTCGCTGCACGGTTTCTTCAATGTCACCCAACCGCTGCTGCTGCCGATGGCGCGCGCGCGCTGGGGCCGCATCGTCAGCGTGTCGTCGGTGGCGGCGGTGCTGGGCAATCGCGGCCAGACCAATTACGCCGCTGCCAAGGCCGCGCTGCACGGCGCCAGTAAATCGCTCGCGCGCGAGATGGCCAGCCGCGGCATCGCCGTCAACGTGGTCGCACCGGGCGTGATCGAAAGCGAGATGGTCGGCGACAGCTTCGCGCCGGAGATGATCAAGCAGATGGTGCCGGCTGGCCGCGTTGGCAAACCCGACGAAGTTGCCGCGCTGGTGGCGTTCCTGTGCTCGGATGTGGCTGGTTACATCAACGGCCAGGTGATTGGCATCAACGGCGGCATGGGCTGA
- a CDS encoding phosphotransferase gives MLGREAIAALIPHQGAMCLWEAVLDWDAQRIVVQSRAHHSAEHPLRADGRLRALHLCEYGAQAMAVHGGLLGQASGKPVRPGMLVALRGVELHVAYLDDLPDAITCQAQVLLQGEDSQQYSFRLTHGEQLLAEGRATVMLGAARA, from the coding sequence ATGCTCGGACGTGAGGCGATTGCGGCGCTGATTCCGCACCAGGGCGCCATGTGCCTGTGGGAAGCGGTGCTGGACTGGGACGCGCAGCGTATCGTGGTGCAGAGCCGCGCGCATCACAGCGCCGAGCACCCATTGCGTGCCGATGGCCGCCTGCGTGCGCTGCATCTGTGCGAATACGGCGCGCAGGCGATGGCGGTGCACGGTGGGTTGCTGGGGCAGGCATCGGGCAAACCGGTGCGCCCGGGCATGCTGGTGGCGCTACGCGGCGTGGAGTTGCACGTGGCCTATCTCGATGACCTGCCCGATGCGATCACCTGCCAAGCGCAGGTGTTGCTGCAGGGCGAGGACAGCCAGCAATACAGCTTCCGGCTCACCCACGGCGAGCAGTTGCTGGCCGAAGGGCGCGCCACGGTGATGTTGGGCGCCGCGCGGGCCTAA